The genomic interval AGCGTCACAGGGTGACGCCCAGAGCCTCAGTTTAAGAGCGGCGAAGTCTCGGCGCTTTGTATCATTTTTCTCCTGATCCAGATCAGAGAAGCAGAAGCATGGCCAGAACCAAGCAGACCGCCCGTAAATCCACCGGAGGCAAAGCCCCCAGGAAGCAGCTGGCCACCAAGGCAGCCAGGAAGAGCGCTCCGGCTACCGGCGGCGTGAAGAAGCCTCACCGCTACAGGCCCGGTACTGTGGCTCTGAGAGAGATCCGTCGCTACCAGAAGTCGACGGAGCTGCTGATCCGCAAGCTGCCCTTCCAGCGTCTGGTCCGAGAGATCGCTCAGGACTTCAAGACCGACCTGCGCTTCCAGAGCTCCGCCGTCATGGCTCTGCAGGAGGCCAGCGAGGCCTACCTGGTGGGTCTGTTCGAGGACACTAATCTGTGCGCCATCCACGCCAAGAGGGTCACCATCATGCCCAAAGACATCCAGCTGGCCCGCCGCATCCGTGGAGAGAGAGCTTAGAGGCCGCAGctccaacaaacacacaacGGCTCTTTTAAGAGCCACACACACTTTCGTTTAAGAGCTGATCCTGTTGTTGACTTTTACTTTCCTGCTTTGTACAGACAAATCTTaggaatttttttctgttcatacaagtttaaaagtagtttttttttttccctaaataaaataagcagttTTATCCCATACCACCActgttcataaaaacagaatgtcCATCCATAGCTTCATGCCTGAATCTGATTTTTATGTCCTGCAGCATGTTTGTAGATATAAGTAACATTCATTCATGAGGAAATGTCACttgagtttatatttttacccTCCTCCGTCATTTAATGTTCCCCAGAATCttaattttgtagttttactCTAAACTAGGTTTAGTATCACTAAATACTAAACAAGTGAATATGTCCATGCAgtttaacttaaataattaaatacaattcaatttcttcttttatatataaaaaaggtaCCTATTGTGCTGCTCCATCAGACCTTAGTGACCAGacacattttaatctgttttggaTCCACGGCTGCTGTAGTACAACAGAACTCAAACAGAATAATacattttcctctctgtctttttccTCCAGTGACACATCACATTAGAGTTTTGTGACTAAATaagtttaatattaatattcacACGTAGAATAAAAGTTTGACAGAAGTCAGTCACGTTTTGACCAATCCACTGGATCGGATAAAACGAAGCTCAGATTAGTTCGAAGCAGCAAAGCAAACCTTTGATTGTAATCATTTATCTTTGGTGACGAGTTTCTTGCCTCCACCCGTCAATCTTTACCTACTTCTATAAATTCTACATCAGATTCAAGTCAAGACTGTGAtcccaaatttttaaaaattatctcCAGTAAAAGCTGAACAGAATTCTAAAGTTAATCTTTCACTATTACaaaattattacagaaaaaaaattacagattgaTATTGTTTCAGATTATATGATTACATTTGAACTGCCAGTGACCAGAGGTACAACCAGATTTATATCAGCCATTCCAAATTGAGATTAGTAACTCAGAGTTCGGTCTTCTTCTTAAAGACGTCTCCATCAGGCTGCTCTCTCCATTTCACGGTGGTTCCACTCGTTCCATTCTCATTCAGTCTGTCCTGCAGCTGGTGGGGGTAGTATGGGTTTGGGGGATGGTTGAATAGATTGATTAGTGTTCAAAAGGattgtcttttttaatgttttattttagaactttACCTTTTTCAGGATGTTTGCCCTCACAAGCGGATCGTTCAGATTGACAGAGTCCTCAGTCTTCACTCTCAGCTTCACAAGCCGTTTCATTTCTACGTTTTAAACAAGataagagagaaagaaaaataaagctacACTTAAAACTGCAGCTCATGTTGTCCTACATGCACATCAATAAGGGAACAGCATTTGAACACTCGCCTGGGAGGCTGTGGCaaacaaatgaactttttgTTTCACATGAACGAAACCTCCATTGCCCTGAACTCCATGTTACACCACAAATGACTCTGTTGGAGCCTATCATGTTGAAAACTGGTGCCCAGTTGCTGTAGACAAATCTGCTCCCATCAGACCAGTGAAAGTTTGGATCTCTAAACAGACCAGTCCATGCTGTGGCCCCACTAGGCACCAAACTCCGAGCTCTCTGGTTTTCCGTGTCGTTCCTGATGGTAGCCAGGTCTCTGAAGTTCTGCCTGCAGTACGTCTGAGCATCGGACCAGGATCTGGGTTCATTGACCAGAACATATTCAGGATTCTCCTGTGTGCCTGCAGTAGAGAATGAAAACGAGCagcatttgtacattttatgaTGAAGTCTTTGTTAATCCTCAAATGTAGCAGTAGTTGTATCTCATTACCGTTGTAGCAGATAAATGGGTATGAGATGCTGCAGGAATCATCCCAACATTTTCCAATTTGACCAATTGTCACACAGAACTGATAGGCATAATAAAAATCTGGTTCATGGTCAGAGGTTTCCCAGTCTCTGTATTCAGCCCCGTTCCCAGTGAAACCATCAGACCACCTCCAGTCGATCTCACTGTACAAACCGATCCAGACCTCCGATGTGTGACCAGCAGATGACAACGTATCCAAAACTTGATTCATTTCTGTGTGACTCTGGATGGTGGCcaggtctgtgtgtttctgtctgcagtaGGCCTGAGCTTCGCTCCAGGTGAAAGATCCACTGACAAAGTGATACTGACGCTGGTCGCATGTGGAGAGGATGAACCTCTCTGTTAGggataaaacacaaactttccTCATAATCTCTCAAGGTCTTATTCCACCAATGTGACTTTTTCACGgcattaaagtaatttaaagtaATGATAGTACACAAAAAATTCATTCACCTACCTGAGAGAAAGAAGACCAGCAAGATCTTCCACATCGTCAAGCTGCTCTCTAGAGAGCCGGGGGAAAACTCTGCTTGtgttgcaaacaaacaaaaaaagcaaacatttctgacGTGTTCGGTGTGTCTGAATACAGACATGCAACGCTGTTAGACGaacatgtaaatgtttccaCAGGGGCCTTTGTTCAGCTTTCCAGTTATTTAGTTTATGACATGAAGCCTAagcaaattatatttaatgaTTAATCTTAAGTAATCATAAGTCTCTGCAGAGAGGAGGCCGTCACACGCAGCACCTACCAGCTGCTGGATGGAGGATAGAAGGAGAAAAATCACCAATATGTTCATTTTATCTCTCTGTGTGTGACAGATCCCAGAACTTCAATGCATGCTGCAGATTTTCCTACATTCCCCCCCCGACTGTTTTTTCTGGAAGACTTTTACAGCCAACATAACCATAATCTCCTGAGCTTGTTTCTGTAGTGTGGCCACCGAGTTTCTATGCAGTAGCCATATAAACTTCATCTCCGTCCCCCAGGCTGTCTCCTGAAGGAACATAATATACTCACATTATCACCCGAGTAGCTACTCTATTGTGAAACAACTTAAGCacatttgcagcattttaaCCTTCTGCCTACTTGCATTGTTTGTGTTCACAAACTTGGCCAGTAGAGTCGGATTGTATTCTGATTCTAATAGGGCTATAAAGTTAGGAATGGTGCAGTCCTATCTTCTATTCAGCTCAGCGTTTGGGTCTTTGTTGTCCCTGACGACGTCATGTGAGGTGATTTGGTCTCCTTTCTCAAAGTGCGAACTGCTGAAAAACATCTTGAAGAGGCAACAAAAGGAGTCCAGTTTGCCTTGAGCATTTAGGAAAGcctaaaaatgtttggtttttcctaattgtttttctttgtatctGAACAATATTCGTTTCAGAGAACATGCTTTTAAAACACCTTATTACATGTTTCACTTTGCTGGCTGTGCAgacaacagtaaaatattttttcattttttatttttgtgaaggATTCAAATCAAAATGACCAATTCACGTAATCTCTAAACTccttactgaaataaatttccaGTGTTTGCTTACTCACTCTAGTggtttactttgttttcttttaacccctaaaataaaaagattagaatattaaatcCACAGTTGAAAAATTaagttctaaaataaaaagtgaaacatttttccatccaaCGTAGCGCTTCTTATAACGTCTGTATAATTCCACAGAATAAGATTTTGTCAGTTCTAGCGATTAAAAAGGTTCCTGGCATGTTCTGGCACTAATTGATCCTTGAATTaagttatttacttatttattttactttcagttttacATTCATAATGCGTTTAAAATGGAGGTGCTGCACTTTTAGCTTCAGCCATCTTGCAGGAGAATCTGATCGCTCCGCTCTCTGGGCCTTTCTGAACTTCTTCACTCACCCATGCAGGTTTTGTTCTTGTCCACATTTCTCTGTGCTCAGATTGTAGCAAATAGAAAAGACAGGATTTGAAAAGCAACGTTCACATTCTGACAAAAATCAACTTCACATGCTGGATTCGTACAGATTAGAAAACTGTGATCATGAGAAACAGGGATTTATATGTAGGGCTTTAGTGTCAAGAAGTCACTTGCATGTCTGAGAatcacctaaaataaaatcaatgtacTATTGGGTGGCTTTTGAAATGCTTCACGTGTATGTATGCCACTGACTTTCATTCAACAAGTTGATAGCAATGGCAACATAAGCAGTTTTGTTTGCACTTTCACTTTGTAGATCAGATGTAGCATCCCAGTTCAGTAAAGATAAAAGCCATCACAGGatacacatttcattttaataactttaaatttcacAGCACATGAATCAGAGCTCTCCAGATGTAGTGAGTGGCTCTTAAAAGAGCCGTTGGGTTGGTGTGTCAACAGCAGAGCTGTTTACTTGGAGCTGGTGTACTTGGTGACCGCCTTGGTTCCCTCAGACACGGCGTGCTTGGCCAGCTCACCGGGCAGCAGGAGGCGCACGGCGGTCTGGATCTCCCTGGAGGTGATGGTGGAGCGCTTGTTGTAATGAGCCAGACGGGAAGCCTCGGACGCGATGCGCTCAAAGATGTCGTTGACGAAGGAGTTCATGATGCTCATGGCCTTGGAGGAGATCCCGGTATCGGGGTGGACCTGCTTGAGCACTTTGTAGACATAGATGGCGTAGCTCTCCTTCCTggtccttctcttcttcttgccTCCTTTGCCGGCGGTCTTGGTGACGGCTTTCTTGGAGCCCTTCTTGGGCGCGGATTTGGCGGGTTCGGGCATGTTGTCTCTGAAAACTCACAGCGACGAATGAGCTGCAGAAGAGGGAACAGCTGTTATTATACAAGCTGTATGGAAATTGAGCTGCAGCgtctcctggctgtgattggatGAGGCGCTTGAAGTGAAACCACGTGGCTTTTCAAACGTTGTGCGCAGTCGGACAATAGATCGAGAAAGAAAGGCGGGACGCTAAGCAAAAACAGAACTTTACAAGGAAACTCACACTAGACTTTACATCTGATTTCGTACATTTACTACCCACAACAGGATTTCTCGCTgcttgtattattattattattattattattattattattattattattattattattattattattattattattattattattattattattatttaataaagctATTTTATATTAATACCTTAGACGACATCTTTTAAGGATTCAGTATTTCTTCGTCGTGGTTTTTAAAACCATCACCACGTCCTGACAGTTGAGTACGAGAGAAGATGATCCACCGCCAGCAGACGCTCCTCTGGCTCCTCCTAGTGGTGCTGCCGCGATTTGCAGAAATGCGCTGCTgccggtcagaaacaaccaagcAGAGttgtgtgaatttatttatttatttatttattaatttatttatttaatgtctgaGCAAAAGTTAAATGgttgttttaaaaccaaatatgatgatgatgatgatgatgatgatgatgatgatgatgatgatgatgatgatgatgatgatgatgatgatgatgatgatgatgatgatgatgatgacattGTCGCATATTGTATCCCCAGGCAAACCTTTTGGGGAGGACATTTCATATGTGCACAgaagaggtaaaaataaatctgttcaaAGTTTGTTGAACAGTGTACAGCCTGTTTGTggtgcacatttaaaaaagccACTATACAGAAGCTTAGGGTCACTGCCTCTCAGTAGTTATTACTTGCTCCTTTTAAGGACGTAAAATGCTCTAAATTGCCAAATGAATCTGATGGAGCAGCTCAGGTCCGCTGGTTCTCACCTATCAAACATGAACGTCTTTGCAGTGCGACTGCAGCTTTTATCAAGATAAAGTCGGTCGGGACACgtttttagaaatgtggacgTGATCAAATGTGACAGTTGAGAcaaaattcaggaaaaaaaacaaacaacaaaaaaaaaccccagagtCCTGTGTGTCggaagtgaaattaatctgtaCGGCATCATGAGAACCGCCGCATCCACCGGTTCCCGGTGGGAGGAGAGAGCCGATTTATTACTGAAGACAAACAAATGTGACGAAGGAACAGAACGGAGACATCGCAGCCGGGCCTCAGCATGGGTGATCTGTTGGTGCTGCTGGCGTTGCTGTGGACATCAGGTAGGTCAAATCAGCTCAGAGTTGATTGAAGAATTATGCAAACTGCTGAAAAACTCCTGCTTCACAAAGTCTGAGAAGGTATacgtttttaaattaaaaataaatggactAGGACTCCATTTGCAGTAAATTGAAGGGTTCTGTGTATGAAGATCATAACTGCCAGGAGAAACGTTGGTCAGTTGCAACAAAAGACCAATTAATCAATTTAGAGGAAAGACCAGAGGGAGTGAAGTCTGTGcagcaaaaactgttttcatttgtgctgcTATTGTTTTCaagatattaagaaatgtttccagagttCATTGATGATCAACCAGCTTCATTCAAATCAgacaacatatatatatttatatatattttttctttttattaaatcgataatatttagaataaaaacatgaagtgaaTTTATCTGTATATCACGTTTTCACTAATTTCTCAGAGACCGATAAACACTGATAGTAAACAGGTGGATCTGAAGCGTGACGACTTGTTTTTGAATTCGGACACAGACTCCACACAGCCTTGGTTCCTTTGTTTGATAATTGCGATTTAGAACGGCTTTCTGACGAGCTAGTGAGGTGCATAATGCGTTATCATATGCACAGCACACACATTAAATAACCATCataaagaaaatgcataaaGTTGCCCTGTGGGCCTCCAGACTTTG from Gambusia affinis linkage group LG18, SWU_Gaff_1.0, whole genome shotgun sequence carries:
- the LOC122820745 gene encoding histone H3, with protein sequence MARTKQTARKSTGGKAPRKQLATKAARKSAPATGGVKKPHRYRPGTVALREIRRYQKSTELLIRKLPFQRLVREIAQDFKTDLRFQSSAVMALQEASEAYLVGLFEDTNLCAIHAKRVTIMPKDIQLARRIRGERA
- the LOC122820640 gene encoding secretory phospholipase A2 receptor-like; translated protein: MNQVLDTLSSAGHTSEVWIGLYSEIDWRWSDGFTGNGAEYRDWETSDHEPDFYYAYQFCVTIGQIGKCWDDSCSISYPFICYNGTQENPEYVLVNEPRSWSDAQTYCRQNFRDLATIRNDTENQRARSLVPSGATAWTGLFRDPNFHWSDGSRFVYSNWAPVFNMIGSNRVICGVTWSSGQWRFRSCETKSSFVCHSLPEMKRLVKLRVKTEDSVNLNDPLVRANILKKLQDRLNENGTSGTTVKWREQPDGDVFKKKTEL
- the LOC122820750 gene encoding histone H2B 1/2-like, whose protein sequence is MPEPAKSAPKKGSKKAVTKTAGKGGKKKRRTRKESYAIYVYKVLKQVHPDTGISSKAMSIMNSFVNDIFERIASEASRLAHYNKRSTITSREIQTAVRLLLPGELAKHAVSEGTKAVTKYTSSK